In Prunus dulcis chromosome 1, ALMONDv2, whole genome shotgun sequence, the following are encoded in one genomic region:
- the LOC117614445 gene encoding uncharacterized protein LOC117614445 has protein sequence MDCHFAKDVWALSPNLMPLPSQTGDLYIWLLSLSPTSTKSELDPLSKALLICWQIWEARNNVVFHDSKATLASCFHAVACVSLDFWRLNSTARFDLADSMMIKWHPPPTGWIKVNSDGSLLNSHASTGFVIRDSEGHVLIAGSNNIGENSINVAECVALRDGLAAALDRGWHRMIEGDSKLVIDSIRGKVNLPWCIQQIIHDISALSSSVTSVQFQHVFREANFTADAVAKLGHGFSNEVLREHGLRLSVRTPFYFGLKALLPARLCIKYKVCDLLNRM, from the exons ATGGACTGTCATTTTGCTAAGGATGTTTGGGCTCTTTCTCCTAATCTCATGCCCCTTCCCTCGCAGACTGGTGATCTGTACATTTGGCTTCTGTCACTGAGCCCCACGTCCACAAAGTCTGAATTGGACCCTCTCTCCAAAGCCCTCCTTATCTGTTGGCAAATCTGGGAGGCTAGGAATAATGTGGTGTTCCATGACTCTAAGGCCACCCTAGCTAGCTGTTTTCATGCTGTTGCCTGTGTTAGTTTGGACTTTTGGAGGCTTAACTCGACGGCCAGATTTGACTTAGCTGATTCCATGATGATTAAATGGCATCCTCCTCCCACCGGCTGGATTAAGGTAAATTCTGATGGGTCTCTTTTGAATTCTCATGCTTCCACAGGTTTTGTCATTCGGGATAGCGAGGGGCATGTCCTCATTGCGGGCTCCAACAATATTGGTGAAAATTCCATTAATGTTGCTGAATGTGTTGCTCTTCGTGATGGTCTTGCCGCTGCTCTTGATAGAGGATGGCATCGCATGATTGAAGGGGATTCTAAACTTGTCATTGACAGTATCCGGGGTAAAGTTAACCTCCCTTGGTGTATCCAACAGATTATTCACGATATTTCGGCCCTGTCTTCTTCTGTTACAAGCGTCCAGTTTCAACACGTCTTTAGGGAGGCTAACTTCACGGCGGATGCGGTTGCAAAATTGGGTCATGGTTTTTCTAATGAAGTTTTGAGGGAGCATGGACTCCGGTTATCTGTTAGGACCCCCTTCTATTTTGGCCTGAAGGCGCTCTTGCCCGCAAGGCTTTGtatt aaataCAAAGTGTGTGACCTTCTTAATAGAATGTGA